A window of Costertonia aggregata contains these coding sequences:
- a CDS encoding glycogen/starch synthase: MNGKKILFVSSELVPYLPENEVSLMSYETPRMVNSNGGQIRIFMPRYGNINERRHQLHEVIRLSGMNLVINDMDMPLIIKVASIPKERIQVYFIDNEEYFKRKATFADEDGNLFADNDERAIFFAKGVVETVKKLNWSPDIIHVHGWMASLLPMYLKQYYEDEPLFADSKIVMSVYGKSFEGELDKEMHKKVAFDGISEDKIEALKTPDYNNLLKIAVDFSDAVILASEDIPEDLNNHIANLQKPVLPYVSLQEFEEAYANFYNTEVLK; the protein is encoded by the coding sequence ATGAATGGTAAAAAGATATTGTTTGTATCTTCTGAATTAGTTCCTTATCTCCCCGAAAACGAAGTTTCTTTAATGTCTTATGAAACCCCTCGAATGGTCAACAGCAACGGGGGACAAATACGTATTTTCATGCCCAGATATGGAAACATCAACGAAAGAAGGCATCAACTTCATGAAGTGATACGTTTGTCCGGTATGAATTTGGTCATCAACGATATGGATATGCCCTTGATAATAAAAGTGGCCTCTATTCCAAAGGAACGTATACAGGTTTATTTTATAGATAACGAAGAGTACTTTAAGCGCAAAGCGACTTTTGCCGATGAAGACGGTAACCTCTTTGCCGACAATGATGAGCGTGCCATCTTTTTTGCCAAAGGTGTTGTAGAGACCGTGAAAAAATTGAATTGGTCGCCCGATATCATTCATGTTCACGGTTGGATGGCATCTTTGCTGCCCATGTATTTAAAACAGTACTATGAAGATGAGCCCTTGTTTGCGGATAGTAAAATAGTGATGTCCGTTTATGGGAAAAGTTTTGAGGGCGAACTGGATAAAGAAATGCACAAAAAAGTAGCTTTTGATGGGATTTCCGAAGATAAAATCGAAGCACTCAAAACCCCCGACTATAATAATTTGTTAAAAATAGCCGTAGATTTTTCCGATGCGGTTATTTTAGCATCGGAAGATATTCCAGAGGATTTAAACAACCATATCGCCAACCTTCAAAAACCGGTGTTGCCATATGTTTCTTTACAAGAGTTTGAAGAAGCCTATGCCAATTTTTACAACACAGAAGTTTTAAAATAA
- a CDS encoding DUF4270 domain-containing protein gives MIFFKRTIFPAMVGLLLIVAFVSCEEEMTTIGEGVIAGEPFTTDVAVFDVFAFNKNITAVQTNRLPLYQLGKFNDPVYGNTTASITSQLRLSTPNPLFGTLRQDVEDNPDTSKPAEIDENETVKEVFLYIPYQTNTGDRDRDGVPDALDNEPDNPNNDSDGDGVSNIQEDRNNTDPLNEDTDGDGILDGVDDSTLGDRFAATFDLDSIYGKGVGEEFNLKVEESTFFLRDLDPSTNFQESQEYFSTQEFSPTFTGEVFFDGAVTIDDKEILFVVEEDDPETDVDEAGTISSKLSPGIRVPLPAAFFQENILDKEGSAELFTNANFSEFFRGIHLSVDSDVLLLLNLTAANITITYEHDSYDSDEETTVKLEKEFVINFLAGGGNQAITGNAVNTLINEAYPTDIQEELDNENNASKIYLKGGAGSFAEIKLFDENNERETIDQIRANNWIINEANLVFYVDRETLDDAGGVIEPLRLYLYNTETNAPLYNAFAEPQVTISTPLTVFPFYDGVLNKNSEDNGITYKIRITDYVNNLILRESDNPTLGLSITSNIGITNLSSAMIQGDAEESAVPTMSAISPLGTVLFGSTPENGEQRLKLEIFYTQTD, from the coding sequence ATGATTTTTTTTAAGAGAACTATTTTTCCTGCAATGGTAGGATTGCTGCTGATTGTGGCATTCGTTTCTTGTGAAGAGGAAATGACCACCATAGGTGAAGGTGTTATAGCAGGCGAGCCGTTTACTACTGATGTTGCGGTATTTGATGTGTTTGCTTTCAATAAAAATATAACTGCGGTACAGACCAACAGACTCCCCTTGTATCAGTTGGGAAAATTCAACGATCCAGTGTATGGCAATACAACGGCCAGTATTACCAGCCAGTTACGCTTGAGTACACCCAACCCTCTTTTTGGTACCTTGAGGCAAGATGTAGAGGATAATCCCGATACCTCAAAACCTGCTGAAATAGACGAGAATGAAACCGTAAAAGAGGTTTTTTTATATATACCCTACCAAACCAATACAGGTGATCGTGATAGGGATGGTGTCCCAGATGCATTGGATAATGAGCCTGACAATCCCAACAATGATAGTGACGGCGATGGGGTTTCGAATATTCAAGAAGACCGTAACAATACCGACCCTTTAAATGAAGATACTGATGGCGACGGTATATTGGATGGAGTAGATGATTCAACATTGGGCGATCGTTTTGCGGCAACCTTTGATTTGGATAGCATTTACGGAAAAGGAGTCGGCGAGGAATTTAATTTAAAGGTAGAAGAATCCACTTTTTTTTTAAGGGATTTAGATCCCAGCACAAATTTTCAGGAATCACAGGAATATTTTTCAACCCAGGAATTCTCACCCACTTTTACCGGTGAAGTTTTTTTTGACGGTGCTGTTACTATTGATGATAAAGAAATACTCTTCGTAGTTGAGGAAGACGACCCTGAAACCGATGTGGACGAAGCAGGAACGATTTCTAGCAAATTGTCCCCTGGTATACGAGTGCCTTTACCTGCTGCATTTTTTCAAGAAAATATTTTGGACAAGGAAGGTTCTGCAGAATTGTTCACCAACGCTAATTTCAGTGAATTTTTCAGGGGAATACATTTATCTGTAGATAGCGATGTACTTTTGTTATTGAACTTAACGGCTGCTAACATTACGATTACCTACGAGCACGATAGCTACGATAGTGATGAAGAAACCACTGTGAAATTGGAAAAAGAGTTTGTCATAAACTTTTTGGCCGGTGGTGGAAACCAAGCGATAACAGGCAACGCAGTCAATACACTGATAAATGAAGCCTACCCTACCGATATTCAAGAAGAACTTGATAATGAGAATAACGCTTCAAAAATATATTTAAAAGGAGGTGCCGGTTCTTTTGCGGAGATAAAATTGTTTGACGAAAACAATGAAAGAGAGACCATTGATCAAATTAGGGCCAACAATTGGATAATCAATGAGGCCAACCTAGTATTTTATGTAGATAGGGAAACCTTGGACGATGCCGGTGGCGTTATCGAGCCATTACGGCTTTATCTTTATAATACCGAAACCAATGCCCCGTTATATAATGCCTTCGCGGAGCCTCAGGTCACGATATCAACACCTTTGACCGTTTTTCCATTTTATGATGGTGTTTTGAACAAAAACTCGGAAGATAATGGCATTACTTATAAAATACGTATTACCGACTATGTCAACAATTTAATTTTACGAGAATCCGATAATCCAACTTTGGGACTATCGATTACTTCGAACATCGGCATAACAAATTTGTCCAGCGCTATGATTCAGGGTGACGCAGAAGAATCGGCGGTACCTACCATGTCGGCGATTTCCCCACTGGGTACAGTTCTTTTTGGCAGTACTCCGGAAAACGGGGAACAAAGGCTGAAACTTGAAATCTTTTACACGCAGACCGACTAA
- the glmS gene encoding glutamine--fructose-6-phosphate transaminase (isomerizing) has product MCGIVGYIGHRDAYPIIIKGLQRLEYRGYDSAGVALYDGKNINLSKTKGKVEDLKKKSESTISLDGTLGIGHTRWATHGVPNDVNSHPHYSNSGNLVIIHNGIIENYESIKKELIKRGYSFSSDTDTEVLVNLIEEVKNTEDVKLGKAVQIALNQVVGAYAIAVFDKNKPDEIVVAKLGSPLAIGVGENEFFIASDASPFIEFTNNAVYLEDEEMAIVRLGKEIKLRKIKDDAIAYPNILELQLNLEEIEKGGYEHFMLKEIYEQPRAILDTYRGRLLADKGLIKMAGIDQNLEKFMNANRIIIVACGTSWHAGLVAEYIFEDLARIPVEVEYASEFRYRNPVITDKDVLIAISQSGETADTLAAIKLAKENGAFVFGVCNVVGSSIARETHAGAYTHAGPEIGVASTKAFTTQITVLTLLALKLAKEKGQFSESKYHELLTELETIPNKVEKALESNPLIEIIADVYKDSTNCLYLGRGYNFPVALEGALKLKEISYIHAEGYPAAEMKHGPIALIDEQMPVIVIATKKGHYEKVVSNIQEIKSRKGQIIAVVTEGDEQVRELADHVVEVPETLESLTPLLTTIPLQLLSYHIAVMRGCNVDQPRNLAKSVTVE; this is encoded by the coding sequence ATGTGTGGAATTGTAGGTTACATAGGCCATAGAGATGCCTATCCTATTATTATAAAGGGTTTACAGCGCTTGGAGTACAGAGGTTACGATAGTGCGGGAGTTGCGCTATATGACGGTAAAAATATCAACCTATCCAAAACCAAAGGAAAAGTTGAAGACCTTAAAAAAAAGTCTGAATCAACGATTTCTTTGGATGGTACCCTGGGAATAGGCCATACCAGATGGGCTACGCATGGTGTTCCTAATGACGTAAATTCCCATCCTCATTACTCAAATTCAGGAAACCTGGTCATCATCCATAACGGTATCATAGAAAATTATGAATCCATAAAAAAAGAGCTCATAAAGCGAGGCTATAGCTTTTCTTCGGATACCGATACCGAGGTATTGGTTAACCTTATCGAGGAAGTTAAAAATACCGAGGATGTGAAATTGGGAAAGGCAGTGCAAATAGCTCTAAACCAAGTGGTAGGAGCTTATGCAATCGCCGTTTTTGATAAAAATAAGCCAGACGAAATCGTAGTGGCCAAGTTGGGTAGCCCTTTAGCGATAGGAGTTGGTGAAAATGAATTCTTTATTGCCTCGGACGCTTCCCCCTTTATTGAGTTTACGAACAATGCGGTGTATTTGGAAGATGAGGAAATGGCCATAGTACGGTTGGGCAAAGAGATTAAACTTCGTAAGATCAAGGATGACGCCATTGCCTATCCCAATATTTTGGAGCTACAATTAAATCTTGAAGAAATAGAAAAAGGCGGGTATGAACATTTTATGCTCAAAGAAATATATGAGCAGCCCAGGGCGATCTTAGATACGTACCGGGGAAGGCTTTTAGCTGACAAAGGCCTCATTAAAATGGCGGGAATAGATCAGAACTTGGAAAAGTTCATGAACGCCAACAGAATAATTATTGTGGCCTGTGGTACATCTTGGCATGCGGGATTGGTGGCTGAATACATTTTTGAGGATTTGGCAAGGATTCCCGTTGAGGTAGAGTATGCTTCGGAATTTAGATATAGAAATCCGGTAATAACCGATAAAGACGTGTTGATTGCCATTTCCCAATCCGGGGAAACTGCAGATACGTTGGCCGCTATCAAATTGGCCAAAGAAAACGGGGCATTTGTATTCGGGGTCTGTAATGTAGTTGGTTCTTCCATAGCTAGGGAAACCCATGCAGGGGCTTACACCCATGCCGGTCCCGAAATTGGCGTGGCTTCTACAAAAGCATTTACGACGCAGATTACCGTACTTACTTTGCTGGCTTTGAAATTGGCCAAAGAAAAAGGGCAATTTTCAGAGTCTAAATATCATGAACTTTTAACGGAGTTGGAAACTATCCCCAATAAGGTTGAAAAAGCGTTGGAGTCCAATCCCTTAATCGAAATTATCGCCGATGTGTACAAGGATTCTACAAACTGTCTGTACTTGGGCAGGGGGTATAATTTTCCAGTGGCCTTGGAAGGGGCTCTAAAGCTTAAGGAAATCAGTTACATTCATGCGGAGGGTTATCCTGCGGCTGAGATGAAGCACGGCCCTATCGCCTTGATCGATGAGCAAATGCCAGTTATCGTTATAGCTACCAAAAAGGGGCACTATGAAAAAGTCGTAAGTAATATTCAAGAGATAAAATCAAGAAAAGGGCAAATAATCGCGGTAGTTACCGAAGGGGATGAACAGGTAAGGGAATTGGCCGATCATGTTGTAGAAGTTCCCGAGACTTTAGAAAGTTTGACTCCGTTACTGACTACGATTCCGTTACAATTGTTGTCATACCACATAGCTGTAATGCGCGGTTGTAATGTGGACCAACCCCGTAATTTGGCCAAGTCGGTCACCGTGGAATAA
- a CDS encoding TonB-dependent receptor — protein MRTVFLIPLLLLGTFAFSQTKVTGTVQDENGTPIPGANVVIKGKAIGTTADFDGNFILETEETPPFQLEITSIGYSGATAEVTSNNQTLSITLQEAQTFLDEVVISASRTPERIFESPVTVERFGIQEIKNTASASFYGGLENLKGVDVNTNSLTFQSVNTRGFATFANTRFMQLVDGMDNSTPALNFPIGNLVGMIDTDVLSVELLPGASSALYGANAFNGILFMRSKSPFDYQGISVSVKQGVTSQEAAGTNPYTDVGIRAAHKFSDKFAVKWNFGYLDGTDWAATSEVDKFDPNRTRADLDYDGINVYGDEVSQNLKSVATTLEGLGILPAGANALVPSVDVSRTGYNESDLTNYTARSIKSDWGLYYRPIEGNNLELSYVGKVGTGNTIYQGTNRYNIANFFQEQHKLEIRNDNFFLRGYVVADKAGDSYDMVFTGININRAWKDDQTWFGEYAGTYVQATLGGATDAQAHAAARAQAESGRFLPGTPEFQNAFDRVIRNPDLSEGSQFRDASKYYHADANYNFGHLLDWAEIQVGGSFRQYSLNSFGTIYTDSDGPIDYNEFGIYSQIQKNINLAGEKSLKLTGSVRYDKSEFFDGFFSPRLSAGLTLNRDHNIRASVQTGFRNPTTQDLFIGLDAGRAILVGSAPDNLDRYTRTFNDVSGAGQLLGQPASITQTAANAYNNSYTLNSVERLGETGNPADLEIANPDIVKPEQVTSFEVGYRGKVNKLVIDFSTYYNQYKDFISQEVVVAPYYGTVGDGSLSVASIANGDFQAYGTYTNSDADISSYGASLGLTAKVFGNFDLGGSYTYTRVEFDREANPDFLLSFNTPEHKFKASFGNEALFKNFGFNVNYRFSDDFFWEATFGNGVVPEFHVVDAQINYSIPSIKSTFKVGGTNLLGDEYFTGFGTGFIGSMYYLSWTINN, from the coding sequence ATGCGAACAGTATTTCTTATCCCCCTGCTGTTATTGGGGACATTTGCATTTTCACAGACCAAGGTTACCGGAACCGTTCAGGACGAAAACGGTACTCCTATTCCTGGGGCCAACGTAGTCATAAAAGGAAAAGCTATTGGAACCACTGCTGATTTTGACGGTAATTTTATTCTTGAAACTGAAGAAACACCACCTTTTCAGTTAGAAATTACCAGTATTGGCTACTCCGGTGCAACCGCTGAGGTCACATCCAACAATCAAACACTCTCCATTACCTTACAGGAGGCTCAGACTTTTTTGGATGAGGTCGTAATTTCTGCCTCCAGGACTCCCGAACGAATTTTTGAATCCCCGGTTACGGTTGAGCGTTTTGGGATTCAGGAGATAAAGAATACGGCTTCGGCAAGTTTTTATGGCGGTCTGGAAAACCTAAAGGGTGTAGATGTAAACACGAATAGTTTAACTTTTCAATCTGTAAACACCCGCGGTTTTGCAACTTTTGCCAATACCCGTTTTATGCAATTGGTAGATGGTATGGACAACTCTACACCGGCCTTGAATTTCCCTATCGGTAACTTGGTGGGTATGATCGATACCGATGTCTTGAGTGTAGAACTATTACCAGGGGCCTCATCGGCACTTTACGGAGCGAATGCTTTTAATGGTATATTGTTTATGCGAAGCAAAAGCCCATTTGATTATCAAGGGATAAGTGTTTCGGTAAAGCAGGGCGTAACATCCCAAGAGGCAGCGGGCACCAACCCATATACCGATGTAGGAATAAGGGCTGCGCATAAATTCAGTGATAAATTCGCTGTAAAATGGAATTTTGGATATTTGGACGGTACCGATTGGGCGGCAACCAGTGAGGTCGATAAGTTTGACCCGAACAGGACAAGAGCCGATTTGGACTATGACGGTATCAATGTATATGGTGACGAAGTTTCACAAAATTTAAAGAGTGTGGCAACCACCTTGGAAGGTCTAGGTATTTTGCCTGCCGGAGCAAACGCTTTGGTACCTTCTGTAGATGTAAGTAGAACAGGTTACAATGAAAGTGATCTTACCAATTACACCGCTCGCAGTATAAAATCTGATTGGGGTCTTTACTACAGACCCATAGAAGGTAATAATTTGGAGCTTTCATATGTTGGAAAAGTGGGTACAGGGAACACCATCTATCAAGGAACCAACAGGTACAATATTGCCAACTTCTTTCAAGAGCAACATAAATTGGAGATTAGGAACGATAATTTTTTCTTACGAGGTTATGTTGTAGCCGACAAAGCGGGAGATTCCTACGATATGGTATTTACCGGTATCAACATCAACCGTGCTTGGAAAGATGATCAAACGTGGTTTGGAGAATATGCGGGAACCTATGTGCAGGCTACCTTGGGTGGCGCTACTGATGCACAAGCCCATGCAGCCGCTAGGGCGCAAGCCGAATCTGGCCGATTTTTACCGGGTACACCAGAATTTCAAAATGCATTTGACAGGGTAATACGAAATCCTGATTTGTCAGAAGGGTCACAATTTAGGGATGCATCAAAATATTACCATGCCGATGCCAACTACAATTTTGGTCACTTACTCGATTGGGCGGAAATTCAAGTCGGAGGATCGTTTAGGCAGTATAGTTTAAATTCCTTTGGTACAATTTACACGGATTCCGATGGTCCAATTGATTACAATGAATTTGGTATTTATTCCCAGATTCAGAAAAATATAAATTTAGCTGGCGAGAAAAGTTTAAAGTTGACCGGTTCGGTGCGCTATGATAAATCTGAATTTTTTGACGGTTTCTTCTCGCCAAGGTTGTCCGCTGGTTTGACTTTGAATAGAGACCACAATATTAGGGCTTCGGTTCAAACAGGTTTTAGAAACCCGACTACGCAAGATCTGTTCATTGGTTTGGATGCAGGAAGGGCCATATTGGTAGGTTCGGCTCCCGATAATCTAGATAGATATACAAGAACCTTTAACGATGTGAGTGGAGCTGGACAGTTACTGGGACAGCCTGCAAGTATTACTCAAACTGCTGCCAACGCTTACAATAATTCATACACGCTCAATTCGGTCGAAAGATTGGGAGAGACGGGTAATCCCGCCGATTTGGAAATTGCAAATCCTGATATTGTAAAACCTGAACAAGTCACTTCATTTGAGGTGGGTTATCGTGGAAAGGTAAACAAACTGGTTATAGATTTTAGTACATACTATAACCAATATAAAGACTTTATCTCTCAAGAGGTAGTCGTAGCTCCATACTATGGTACGGTAGGTGATGGGTCGCTTTCAGTAGCTTCAATAGCCAATGGGGATTTCCAAGCCTACGGTACATACACCAACTCGGATGCAGACATTAGTTCCTATGGTGCATCTTTAGGACTAACGGCCAAAGTATTTGGTAACTTTGACTTGGGAGGTAGTTATACTTATACTAGGGTGGAATTTGATAGAGAGGCCAATCCCGACTTTTTGTTGAGTTTCAACACACCTGAACACAAATTCAAGGCATCTTTTGGAAATGAAGCCCTGTTCAAAAATTTTGGATTCAACGTAAATTACCGTTTTAGTGATGACTTTTTCTGGGAAGCTACTTTTGGTAATGGTGTAGTGCCGGAATTTCATGTTGTTGATGCACAAATCAACTATTCCATACCCAGCATAAAATCCACATTCAAGGTTGGGGGCACCAATCTTTTGGGAGATGAGTACTTTACAGGTTTTGGTACGGGCTTTATAGGCTCTATGTATTATCTCTCATGGACTATCAATAACTAA